ACCTTCGGCACGGCAATGCTGTAGTAGCCGATCCGCGCCTCGACGCTTGCGACGTTCGACGAGGTGATGATCGAGCCGGTCACAGTCTCACCGCCGCGCAAGGTCGTCCGGTCGATATGCAACGCCACGATCTGCGGCGCAGCATCGGGCGGAAGTTGCGGCACGAGGTCGACCGTCGGCGCCGCGGTGGCGGCCGGAGTTTGCGTCGGCACCGCGGTTGGGACGATCGTCGGTAGTGCCGCCGGCGCAAGCGTCGCCGGCGGAGCGCTCGGCGGAAGGCTGGGCTGCGCGCTTGCCGCGATCGGTGTGGAGGTCACGCGAGCGACCGGCGCGGCCGGCGCCTTGACGGGCGGTGCAGGTGTCTGCGCCGGGGCTGCGACCGGCTCGGAGCGGTGTTGATCCGCCTGGCGGGCACAGCCGACGATCGCGACGGCCGCGATCGCGGCCAGCAGAGTTCGCATCTAGGTCCTATGGTAGCGGTATGTCGAAGGGCGGGCGGCCATGCAACTTCACGCGGATGCGGCGCCGACCCTGAGCATCGTCGTACCGCTGTACAACGAACAGGGAAATGTCGCGCCGCTGGTCGAGCGAATTGCCGACGTTCTCGCCCGGCTCCCGGGTTCTCCGAGCTACGAGATCGTCCTGGTCAACGACGGCAGCACCGATGCCACGCTTGCTCAGGTACGCGCCGAACTGACGCGCAGATCGCACGTCGTCGTCGTCAGTCTTTCTCGGAACTTCGGACATCAGATCGCCGCGTCCGCCGGCATCGATATTGCACGCGGTGATGCCGTGGTGCTGATGGACGGCGATCTCCAAGATCCGCCCGAACTGATCGCGCAATTCGTCGCCAAGTGGCGCGAAGGGTACGACGTCGTGTATGCGGTGCGTCGCACGCGCAAGGGAGAGAGCCCATTCAAGCTCTTCACCGCGCGTCTTTTTTATCGAACGATCAAGCGTTTGACCAAGGTCTCGATTCCGGTTGACACGGGCGATTTCCGGTTGATGAGCCGGCGGGTGGTGGAAGCGCTCAAGCGCTCACCGGAGCGGCACCGATTCTTGCGAGGCATGGTGAGTTGGGTCGGTTACAACCAGACCGGCGTCGAGTACGATCGCGACGAACGGCTGTCCGGGGTTACGAAATACCCGTTACCAAAAATGCTGCGCTTTGCGATCGACGGCATCACCTCGTTTTCCGACGTCCCGCTGCGATTCGCGTCCTACCTGGGATTCATCTCGAGCGCCATCGCGTTCGTCTACGCGTTGATGGTGATCGTCTTCAAACTATTCGGCCACAACGCGCCGTACTACACGCGCGGTTGGGCCTCCACGATCGTCGCCGTCCTCTTTCTCGGCGGCGTGCAATTGATCAGCCTCGGCATCCTCGGTGAATATATCGGGCGCATCTACGACGAAGCCAAAGGCCGCCCGCTCTATCTGATCGCGGATATAGAAACCTCGGCTCAGAACAGCACGAGCGAAGCCGTGCGACTTTAGACGGCAAAGCTTTAGCTTTGACGGACAAAGTCATATCGTAGCGTAAACCAGGGGGCGCGGTAACGGCAGCTCTTCGCCGATCGCGAAGGCGGGGAGAATCGCTTCCGGATCCGCGCCTTCGCCGAGGACGTCGGCGAGCGGCACGCCCGGCTCAACCCGATCGCCGACGCGCACGTGCAGCCGGATTCCGCCCACCGAGCTGTGCGCGGTGAGCGCGCGCGCAACATTTCCAAGCCTGACGGCATCGATCGAGGTGACGATCCCGCCGCCCGGTGCGCGCAGCGGCCGGACCCGCGGGTCCGGCGCAAGCGCTTCGAGCGCGGCGCGGCCCGCGCCCTGAGCTTGCACCATGTCGACGAATTTCTCGTAGGCGCTGCCGTTTTCGAGGGCGCGCAGCGCGCGCTCGCGCGGCGCGGCGACGCCCGCCAGTTCGAGCATCGCCGCCGCGATCTGGACGCAGCCTGCGCGCACGCGCTCGTCGCCCTCGCGCCCGCTGAGCACTTCGCGCGCCTCGATCGTTTCGATTCCGGTACCGATCGATCGGCCCAGCGGCTCGTTCATGTCGCTCACGATGGCGTACGCTCGGCGGCCGAATCGTTCGGAAACACCGACGAGCATGCGCGCCAGCGCCTTGGCCTGTTCAACGTCGCGCATGAACGCCGCCGTTCCGCATTTTACGTCGAAGACGAAGGCGTTCGCACCTGCGGCAACCTTCTTCGAGACGATCGACGCGGCGATGAGGCCGATGCTCGGTACCGTAGCGGTGTGATCGCGCAGGTGATAGAGGCGCTTGTCGGCCGGGACGAACGAATCGCTTTGCGCCGCAATCGCGCAGCCGACGCGCTCGACTTGACGGACGAACGCGTCCATCGACGGCGTAGCGTTGAAACCCGGGATCGCTTCGAGCTTGTCGATGGTGCCGCCGGTATGGCCGAGCGCGCGGCCCGACAGCTTGGCGACGTGGACCCCGCACGCGGCGACGAGCGGAACGGCCACGAGCGACACGATGTCGCTGACGCCGCCGCTGGAATGTTTATCGACGACGAACATTCCCGGCGGATAGAGGAGTGTTGCGCCGCTCTCCACCATCGCCCGGGTCAGCGCGGTCACCTCGTTTTCGTCGAGTCCGCGCCACACGCAGGCCATCGCAAACGCACCCATCTGCGCGTCGTCGACCTCGCCGACGAGGTACCCCTCGACGATATCGTGCCAAAGCGCCGGTTCGAGCTCCTCGCCATCACGCTTACGCTCGATGGCGCGGCGCATCCACGGTCCTTCCATGATTCGTCCTTCGCTGCGTGCATCGAGGAGACCCCGACCAATCGTAACGCGAAAGACCGATCGAGTGAAAACGATCGGCATCGCGTTCGCCTTTGCAGCCGGAACGATCGCGAGCAGGCTTCTCTTAGCGCGCGTTCCCTCGGGCTTTGCAACCGATCTCGCGCAGCCGCTTCCGGTCGCCACCGATTGGGGCGCGACCGGAGCCGTGTTTTGGCTCGTGCTCGCCGCCACGATCGCAGTCGCGTTCGTCGTGTACGCACTGCAGCTGCGCCGGCCGCTCTCGACCGGCGGCACGCTGCTCGCCGGCGCTCTCGCTTTGGTCGCGGGTTGGTTTTGGCTCCCGTTGTTCTCGAGCGACGTCTACGCCTATGGGGCGTACGGCGAGATGGCGCGAATCGGCTTGAACGCATACGCGCCCGCCGGCCGCAGCAGCGATACGTTAATTGCTGCCGCAAATTGGCAATGGC
The Candidatus Baltobacteraceae bacterium genome window above contains:
- a CDS encoding thymidine phosphorylase is translated as MEGPWMRRAIERKRDGEELEPALWHDIVEGYLVGEVDDAQMGAFAMACVWRGLDENEVTALTRAMVESGATLLYPPGMFVVDKHSSGGVSDIVSLVAVPLVAACGVHVAKLSGRALGHTGGTIDKLEAIPGFNATPSMDAFVRQVERVGCAIAAQSDSFVPADKRLYHLRDHTATVPSIGLIAASIVSKKVAAGANAFVFDVKCGTAAFMRDVEQAKALARMLVGVSERFGRRAYAIVSDMNEPLGRSIGTGIETIEAREVLSGREGDERVRAGCVQIAAAMLELAGVAAPRERALRALENGSAYEKFVDMVQAQGAGRAALEALAPDPRVRPLRAPGGGIVTSIDAVRLGNVARALTAHSSVGGIRLHVRVGDRVEPGVPLADVLGEGADPEAILPAFAIGEELPLPRPLVYATI
- a CDS encoding glycosyltransferase family 2 protein, coding for MQLHADAAPTLSIVVPLYNEQGNVAPLVERIADVLARLPGSPSYEIVLVNDGSTDATLAQVRAELTRRSHVVVVSLSRNFGHQIAASAGIDIARGDAVVLMDGDLQDPPELIAQFVAKWREGYDVVYAVRRTRKGESPFKLFTARLFYRTIKRLTKVSIPVDTGDFRLMSRRVVEALKRSPERHRFLRGMVSWVGYNQTGVEYDRDERLSGVTKYPLPKMLRFAIDGITSFSDVPLRFASYLGFISSAIAFVYALMVIVFKLFGHNAPYYTRGWASTIVAVLFLGGVQLISLGILGEYIGRIYDEAKGRPLYLIADIETSAQNSTSEAVRL